In one Winogradskyella sp. MH6 genomic region, the following are encoded:
- a CDS encoding gliding motility-associated C-terminal domain-containing protein gives MPQTTKLNKLLISLCLVLAFLSLEQVQAQLVIGQPNLGFTQACASDSFNTYSATFVFSPTSALNASNQFTVELSDGDGDFSNAEVIYTSSPGWITTSPATVDFSIPETTAGENYRIRIKSSSPVATSTPSVPFAAYYKLQDSPFTINNLVSTGAYCTGGSYLLTIDNPGTGNNDSPLNYPSLTFNWYKETGPTTSVFVAEGSSLLVDEEGTYFVETNYGTCTSNSFSNRVTISEVSTSGEGDVTISSSLGNPYCPEQGLTTLSTVGGNSYQWFKDGVEIPDATNQMYQTNESGMFSVQVDLGECSAFGTIDLVSELFNSEINVDDVNQIFEGETLTIEVTTDAVSPEFTWYFNNQIIVGATEDYYDATEIGSYSVVISETAGCNGSRTYDFVIEQGVEPFPDVPNIPNVISPNGDLINDTWVIPLQYTSGTNTEVMILNEQGKVVFHTLDYQNNWPEDDLNLTSVNQVFYYIITPVEGDVKKGSITIVK, from the coding sequence ATGCCTCAAACTACTAAACTAAATAAACTGCTTATCTCCCTCTGCCTAGTTTTAGCTTTTCTTTCACTAGAACAAGTTCAGGCGCAGCTAGTTATTGGTCAGCCTAATTTAGGCTTTACTCAGGCGTGTGCTAGTGATTCTTTTAACACCTATAGTGCTACATTTGTATTTTCACCAACGTCTGCTTTAAACGCTTCAAATCAATTTACAGTTGAATTATCTGATGGTGATGGTGATTTTTCAAATGCTGAAGTTATTTATACATCTTCACCTGGATGGATTACAACATCGCCAGCAACTGTAGATTTTTCTATTCCTGAAACTACAGCTGGTGAGAATTATAGAATTAGAATAAAAAGTAGCTCTCCAGTAGCTACCAGCACACCTTCTGTACCTTTTGCGGCATATTACAAGCTTCAAGATTCACCTTTTACAATTAATAATTTAGTATCAACAGGTGCTTATTGTACAGGTGGAAGTTATCTTTTAACTATAGATAATCCGGGAACTGGCAATAACGATTCTCCATTAAATTATCCTTCTTTAACTTTTAACTGGTATAAGGAAACTGGCCCTACAACTTCTGTTTTTGTAGCTGAAGGGTCTTCTCTACTCGTTGATGAAGAAGGCACTTATTTTGTAGAAACTAATTATGGTACATGTACATCTAACTCATTTTCAAATCGAGTTACAATATCAGAAGTTAGTACTTCTGGTGAAGGAGATGTCACCATATCATCTAGCTTAGGAAATCCTTATTGCCCAGAACAAGGTCTTACAACATTAAGTACAGTTGGAGGTAATAGTTATCAATGGTTTAAAGATGGTGTAGAAATACCAGATGCAACTAATCAAATGTACCAAACTAATGAGTCTGGTATGTTTTCCGTTCAGGTAGATTTAGGAGAATGTTCTGCTTTTGGTACTATAGATTTAGTAAGCGAACTCTTTAATAGTGAAATAAATGTTGATGATGTTAATCAGATTTTTGAAGGAGAAACATTAACTATTGAAGTTACAACAGATGCTGTTAGTCCAGAATTTACTTGGTACTTCAACAATCAAATCATTGTTGGTGCCACTGAAGATTATTATGATGCTACGGAAATAGGAAGCTATAGTGTTGTTATTTCTGAAACTGCTGGTTGTAATGGCTCTAGAACCTACGATTTTGTTATAGAGCAAGGTGTAGAACCTTTTCCAGATGTACCTAATATACCAAATGTTATCAGTCCAAATGGTGATTTAATTAATGATACTTGGGTAATCCCATTACAATATACAAGCGGTACCAATACTGAGGTAATGATACTAAACGAACAAGGAAAAGTCGTTTTTCATACCTTAGATTACCAAAACAATTGGCCAGAAGATGATTTAAATCTTACAAGCGTCAATCAAGTATTCTACTATATCATAACACCAGTAGAAGGTGATGTAAAAAAAGGATCAATAACTATAGTCAAGTAG
- a CDS encoding PorP/SprF family type IX secretion system membrane protein — translation MKTHLFILFILTLSMQMAFSQQDDGVVSFDLPIRNSLVFNRYSINPTFTFVREQNKYISFNNKRQWVQFDNAPEMFLGSYSGRFSENIGAGIAAFQQNYGVLTTFGGLLNFAYNVKLNTNNNLTFGLNAAAYKSGINTSNIITNFDDPSLQNVPENFLLTVNPGINFGTEFLDFGVSINNLVLYNIETSSMIEDDPKQGIQAHIMHTGFFDGRGFFKDAKFSGILMSEFRKDETLISGLVTLSVPKGIWFQAGYNNRYGVSGGLGLNVTKNIAIEYNIEKSIGELVEFGTSHEVTLAYRFISKKKYDYSGDEEVSGLFTKKRNKPIVKASEEELAGIRERAAERRAQAKLDREAEEKAKKDAEANALAEAQEKAKQLAEEKVEREAKEKLAREEAAEKARLLAEQKAKEDAERKAQEEAEAKAKALAEQKAKEEAEAQARAKQLAEQKAREEAAEKARLLAEQKAKEDAERKAQEEAEAKAKAMAEQKAKEEAEAQARAKQLAEQKAREEAAEKARLLAEQQAKEDAERKAQEEAEAKAKALAEQKAKEEAEAQAREKQLAEQKAREEARLLAEQQAKEEAEKMANEELVENPKDEIGKTIASLTKAAESSNEQQNKLLEEYEKIVNTKDEDLKDLKEENDLSDQGIVVKPKPFKSVTAENNKLNAIKSNLDEVIESQSKKIDSLNSLYEERYKTTKLDEVNLFYRKKIEDLKLKQAEAKTLRIQLNNRLELIKEATEFEKRRRIKRAAYDNEQDRYTQDRAMLQNIKRTTKLAETPYTSDDFDFGQEQSENIQILKNVSNTESGYYLIIAVHSDINKRNEFLTKVVASGRTNVDFFYDVNTSKYYVYYSKFDSISAANKAMEDKGNRPYNVKMSLVKIEN, via the coding sequence ATGAAAACACATCTATTCATACTATTCATATTGACCCTTTCTATGCAAATGGCATTTTCTCAGCAAGATGATGGAGTGGTTTCTTTTGATTTACCAATACGAAACTCTTTGGTATTTAATCGTTACAGCATCAACCCTACTTTCACTTTTGTTAGAGAACAAAACAAATACATCAGTTTTAACAACAAGCGTCAGTGGGTTCAATTTGATAATGCTCCAGAAATGTTCTTAGGAAGTTATTCTGGTCGTTTTTCTGAAAATATTGGTGCTGGTATTGCAGCCTTTCAACAAAATTATGGTGTCTTAACTACTTTTGGTGGCTTATTAAACTTTGCATATAACGTTAAGTTAAATACTAATAACAATTTAACCTTCGGACTTAATGCTGCTGCCTATAAAAGCGGTATCAATACGTCTAACATTATAACAAATTTTGATGATCCTTCATTACAAAATGTTCCAGAAAACTTTTTACTAACCGTAAATCCAGGTATCAATTTCGGAACTGAGTTTTTAGATTTTGGTGTTTCTATAAACAATTTGGTTTTATATAATATTGAAACGTCTTCAATGATAGAAGACGATCCTAAACAAGGCATTCAAGCACATATAATGCATACAGGATTTTTTGATGGACGCGGCTTTTTTAAGGATGCCAAATTCTCAGGAATCTTAATGTCAGAATTCAGAAAAGACGAAACACTAATATCTGGATTAGTAACATTAAGTGTGCCTAAAGGAATTTGGTTTCAAGCAGGCTATAACAATCGTTATGGTGTATCTGGTGGTTTAGGTCTTAATGTAACTAAGAATATTGCTATAGAATATAACATTGAAAAATCTATAGGTGAATTAGTAGAGTTTGGTACTTCACACGAAGTTACACTAGCATATAGATTCATCAGTAAAAAGAAATACGATTACAGCGGTGACGAAGAAGTTAGTGGATTGTTTACCAAAAAGCGTAATAAACCTATAGTAAAAGCTTCAGAAGAAGAATTAGCTGGTATAAGAGAACGCGCAGCAGAACGTAGAGCGCAAGCCAAATTAGATAGAGAAGCTGAAGAAAAAGCTAAGAAAGATGCAGAAGCCAACGCATTAGCTGAAGCACAAGAGAAAGCAAAACAACTTGCTGAAGAAAAAGTAGAGCGAGAAGCTAAAGAAAAACTTGCTCGTGAAGAAGCCGCTGAAAAAGCTAGATTATTAGCAGAGCAAAAAGCCAAGGAAGATGCTGAAAGAAAAGCTCAAGAAGAGGCTGAAGCGAAAGCAAAAGCATTGGCAGAACAAAAAGCTAAAGAGGAAGCCGAAGCACAAGCCAGAGCAAAGCAATTAGCTGAACAAAAGGCTCGTGAAGAAGCCGCTGAAAAAGCAAGATTATTAGCTGAGCAGAAAGCCAAGGAAGATGCCGAAAGAAAAGCTCAAGAAGAGGCTGAAGCTAAAGCAAAAGCAATGGCAGAACAAAAAGCTAAAGAAGAAGCCGAAGCACAAGCCAGAGCAAAACAATTAGCTGAACAAAAGGCTCGTGAAGAAGCTGCTGAAAAGGCAAGATTGCTAGCAGAACAACAGGCCAAGGAAGATGCCGAAAGAAAAGCTCAAGAAGAGGCTGAAGCGAAAGCAAAAGCATTGGCAGAACAAAAAGCTAAAGAGGAAGCCGAAGCACAAGCCAGAGAAAAACAATTAGCTGAACAAAAGGCTCGTGAAGAAGCAAGATTATTAGCGGAGCAACAAGCTAAGGAAGAGGCCGAAAAAATGGCCAATGAAGAATTGGTAGAAAATCCTAAAGATGAGATTGGTAAAACTATAGCTTCGCTTACTAAAGCTGCTGAATCTTCAAATGAGCAACAGAATAAACTTTTAGAAGAATATGAAAAGATTGTTAATACAAAAGACGAAGATTTAAAAGACTTAAAAGAAGAAAATGATTTAAGTGATCAAGGTATAGTTGTTAAGCCAAAACCTTTTAAAAGTGTTACTGCTGAGAACAATAAACTTAATGCTATTAAGTCTAATTTAGATGAAGTTATTGAATCACAATCTAAGAAAATCGACTCTTTAAATTCACTTTATGAAGAACGATACAAAACCACTAAACTTGATGAAGTAAACTTATTCTATAGAAAGAAAATCGAAGACTTAAAGCTTAAACAGGCAGAAGCTAAAACGTTAAGAATACAGCTTAATAATAGATTAGAGTTGATTAAAGAAGCAACTGAGTTTGAAAAGAGAAGACGAATTAAGCGTGCAGCTTACGATAATGAACAAGACAGATATACTCAGGATAGAGCAATGCTTCAAAACATTAAAAGAACAACAAAATTAGCTGAAACACCATACACTTCTGATGATTTTGATTTTGGTCAAGAGCAGAGTGAGAATATTCAGATTTTAAAGAATGTAAGCAATACCGAGAGTGGTTATTATCTCATCATTGCTGTTCATAGCGATATAAATAAGAGAAACGAATTTTTAACTAAAGTTGTAGCCTCAGGACGTACTAACGTAGATTTCTTCTACGATGTCAACACAAGTAAATACTATGTTTACTACAGTAAGTTTGATAGTATTAGTGCTGCCAATAAAGCTATGGAAGACAAAGGAAACAGACCATATAATGTAAAAATGTCCCTCGTGAAAATAGAAAATTAA